The Klebsiella quasivariicola region TGGGGCTGGCGCCGGGCGTCTGGGTGGCGCTGGCCGGTGCGGCCCTGACCGGATGCGGCTGCTCCCTGATTTTCCCGTCGCTCGGCGTGGAGGTGGTCAAGCGCGTCCCGGCCCAGGTGCGCGGTACCGCGCTCGGCGGCTATGCGGCCTTTCAGGATATCTCCTATGGTCTGACCGGGCCGCTGACCGGTCTGCTGGCCACCTCGCTGGGCTACTCGTCGGTGTTCCTTGCCGGCGCCCTCTGCGCGGCGCTGGGGATCCTCGTCACCCTCATCTCTTTTCGCCGTCAGGGTTAGGTTATGGTCCGGTCTTGCCCGCGGGCAGGCCGGACGCCGTCTGCCGCGGCAGATAATACTTCACCTGGAACTCGAACATATTGGTATACAAAATGGAGTAATCGATAGGCTGGTGGTGTTCATCAATCGCCTGGGTCTGCATGCGAATAATCGGATCTTTAGCGCTGATATGCAGGAGGGTTGCCAGCTCAGGCGTCGGCAGTATCGGCACTATTGATTCGTAACATCCATTTATTCTTACTCCGCATTCGTTTTCTATATATGAAAACTTCGATTTCTTCATATGCGCGATGGTCAGATCGGGAAAGCGGGTCGCTGACAGCCAGGTTTCCTCTAATTGCATCGCAATATTATCGATAAAACGCAATCTTTTAGCATAATATACCGCTTCACCGTGCTGCAATTGCAGCCCACGGGCAATTTCCTCCGAGGCGGGCTGTAACTCAAATTTTAGGATCTGGCTGGAGGGCGTTTTCCCCTGATTACGGGCAATTTCGGTAAAACTGTCTAAATGCGTCACCGACGCCTGGAAATGCTTATTTCTAATCCATGTGCCTGAGCCATGTCGGCGTTCGATTAAACCATCCTCTTCCAGGGTTTTCAGCGCCTTACGTAACGTATTGCGTGAAACATCATAAAGTTCTGCTAACTCTTTTTCGGCTGGCAGAAGATCGCCAATGTTGTAGAACGGGCTATTAATTTTGTTTTTAAGCAAATTGACGATATTTTTGTAAACCACTTTTGAATCTCCATAATCCCTTTGGAAACATGGGCTTGCTATCGTACGACGTTAAGTACAGGCCAAGACGTTCATTTTTTGCTTTACTTCTGCACCACTTCAGGATGGCTAACTGTGATCAAAACCGCGGTTAAGAAAATTAACAATTATTAAAGTGCTCGTCAATTGAGGTCATAAATTAAAAGGATGAGTTAATGCAAAATA contains the following coding sequences:
- a CDS encoding GntR family transcriptional regulator, coding for MVYKNIVNLLKNKINSPFYNIGDLLPAEKELAELYDVSRNTLRKALKTLEEDGLIERRHGSGTWIRNKHFQASVTHLDSFTEIARNQGKTPSSQILKFELQPASEEIARGLQLQHGEAVYYAKRLRFIDNIAMQLEETWLSATRFPDLTIAHMKKSKFSYIENECGVRINGCYESIVPILPTPELATLLHISAKDPIIRMQTQAIDEHHQPIDYSILYTNMFEFQVKYYLPRQTASGLPAGKTGP